A genomic window from Pseudonocardia broussonetiae includes:
- a CDS encoding glycosyltransferase family 4 protein: MSAGAGRTVHVVVPADVDDASRPSGGNTYDRRVVAGMRAAGWTVRQVPVAGRWPRPSVPDRGALQRALAGLPAGSTVLVDGLVACGVPDVLVPQSRRLEVVVLVHLPLGDEVGAADLAHREREVLHAAAAVVATSPWTAQRLRTQHDLPHVEVVTPGVDPAPLAPGTDGASRLLCVGSVTQTKGQDLLVDALADVADRHWTCDLVGPLGRAPVHVADVQALITAHGLDSRIRMPGALVGAPLAAAFAAADLLVLPSRAEAYGMVVTEALARGIPVLAADVGGVRSALGGTGLLVPPAEVPALAMALARWFDLPDLRAELRAGARARRGELTGWEVTSRCLISVLEKAGTPV; encoded by the coding sequence GTGAGCGCGGGCGCCGGGCGCACCGTGCACGTCGTCGTCCCCGCCGACGTCGACGACGCGAGCCGCCCCAGCGGCGGCAACACCTACGACCGCCGGGTCGTGGCCGGGATGCGCGCGGCCGGCTGGACCGTGCGCCAGGTCCCGGTGGCCGGGCGCTGGCCGCGGCCCTCGGTGCCCGACCGAGGCGCGCTGCAGCGCGCCCTCGCCGGCCTGCCCGCGGGCTCGACCGTCCTGGTCGACGGCCTCGTGGCCTGCGGCGTCCCCGACGTGCTGGTGCCGCAGTCGCGGCGCCTCGAGGTCGTCGTGCTCGTGCACCTGCCGCTGGGCGACGAGGTGGGCGCCGCCGACCTCGCGCACCGCGAGCGCGAGGTGCTGCACGCCGCGGCCGCCGTCGTCGCCACCAGCCCGTGGACGGCGCAGCGGCTGCGCACCCAGCACGACCTGCCGCACGTCGAGGTCGTCACCCCGGGCGTGGACCCGGCGCCGCTCGCACCCGGCACCGACGGCGCGAGCCGGCTGCTCTGCGTCGGGTCGGTGACCCAGACGAAGGGCCAGGACCTGCTCGTCGACGCCCTCGCCGACGTCGCCGACCGCCACTGGACCTGCGACCTCGTCGGCCCGCTCGGGCGCGCGCCCGTCCACGTCGCCGACGTGCAGGCGCTGATCACCGCGCACGGGCTCGACAGCCGCATCCGGATGCCCGGGGCGCTGGTCGGTGCGCCGCTGGCCGCCGCGTTCGCCGCCGCCGACCTGCTGGTGCTGCCCTCGCGGGCCGAGGCCTACGGGATGGTCGTGACCGAGGCGCTGGCCCGCGGCATCCCGGTGCTGGCGGCCGACGTCGGCGGGGTGCGGTCGGCGCTGGGCGGCACCGGCCTGCTCGTGCCGCCCGCCGAGGTGCCCGCGCTGGCGATGGCGCTCGCGCGCTGGTTCGACCTCCCGGACCTGCGCGCCGAGCTTCGCGCCGGCGCCCGCGCGCGCCGCGGCGAGCTGACCGGGTGGGAGGTGACCTCGCGGTGCCTGATCTCCGTGCTCGAGAAGGCCGGGACGCCCGTCTGA
- a CDS encoding 6-pyruvoyl trahydropterin synthase family protein: MFSITVRDHMMVAHSFRGEVFGPAQRLHGATFVVDAAFRRPDLDADGIVVDIGLAGTELKGVLADLTYRNLDDDPAFAGVNTSTEFLAKVVADRLADRVHAGALGEGARGLAGITVTLHESHVAWASYERAL; this comes from the coding sequence TTGTTCAGCATCACGGTCCGCGACCACATGATGGTCGCGCACAGCTTCCGCGGCGAGGTCTTCGGACCGGCGCAGCGGTTGCACGGGGCGACGTTCGTCGTCGACGCCGCGTTCCGCCGGCCCGACCTCGACGCGGACGGCATCGTCGTCGACATCGGCCTGGCCGGCACCGAGCTCAAGGGCGTGCTGGCCGACCTCACGTACCGCAACCTCGACGACGACCCGGCCTTCGCGGGCGTCAACACGTCCACGGAGTTCCTGGCGAAGGTCGTCGCCGACCGCCTGGCCGACCGGGTGCACGCCGGCGCGCTCGGCGAGGGCGCGCGCGGGCTGGCCGGGATCACGGTCACCCTGCACGAGTCGCACGTCGCCTGGGCGTCCTACGAGCGTGCGCTGTGA
- a CDS encoding HNH endonuclease signature motif containing protein → MFDSDVLVLPPEQTLGNTAPSGLFGLELEFATESVGSLSDAELVDAAVGFERLAAWAAARQAAVLAEFQGRSGDGSVRAVSAAVPLREWASDEIGMALTVSRGTAQVRLAQARRLSGVLRPTRDLLEGGRLCWSRARLVCDRLALLDDTLAAAVQDRVLPAAPGQTWAQLDAALRRAILALDPDGAAARHRSARAERRVDVFAGEDGMATLWARLTAPDAASSYAWLTRLARGLGSEDPRTLDQRRADLLAAVLTGRLVLRDPAAAAADTVAVVPVTPGKPLITVLVPHSTLTGADDAPCELVGYGPIPALLAREVAADAVWRRLVSDPLTGTVLEYGRTTYRPPAALADHVRARDITCRAPGCRRPAATCELDHVVPWDPDGTTGEDNLVALCPAHHDLKEHPGWQTELGPDRALEWTTPTGHRYRTGRHDHRTGVSGPGGRARPRRP, encoded by the coding sequence ATGTTCGACAGCGATGTGCTCGTTCTGCCCCCCGAGCAGACGCTGGGCAACACCGCGCCCTCCGGACTGTTCGGACTCGAGCTGGAGTTCGCCACCGAGTCCGTCGGCTCGCTGTCCGACGCCGAGCTGGTGGATGCCGCTGTCGGGTTCGAGCGGTTGGCTGCGTGGGCTGCTGCCCGGCAGGCCGCCGTGTTGGCCGAGTTCCAGGGACGTTCCGGGGACGGCTCTGTGCGCGCCGTCAGCGCTGCGGTTCCTCTGCGGGAGTGGGCCTCCGATGAGATCGGGATGGCGCTGACCGTGTCCCGAGGGACGGCGCAGGTGCGGTTGGCTCAGGCCCGGCGGCTCTCCGGGGTGCTGCGGCCTACCCGTGACCTGTTGGAGGGCGGGCGGCTGTGTTGGTCGCGTGCACGGCTGGTGTGCGATCGGCTCGCCCTGCTCGACGACACGCTCGCCGCCGCCGTCCAGGACCGGGTGCTGCCCGCTGCGCCCGGGCAGACCTGGGCGCAGCTCGACGCCGCCCTGCGGCGGGCGATCCTCGCCCTGGACCCGGACGGTGCCGCTGCTCGGCACCGGTCCGCTCGGGCGGAGCGGCGGGTGGACGTGTTCGCCGGCGAGGACGGGATGGCGACCCTGTGGGCCCGGCTGACCGCCCCGGACGCCGCCTCCTCGTACGCGTGGCTGACCCGGCTCGCCCGGGGTCTCGGCTCGGAGGATCCGCGGACGTTGGACCAGCGCCGCGCCGACCTGCTCGCCGCCGTCCTCACCGGACGACTCGTCCTGCGCGACCCCGCCGCCGCCGCCGCTGACACCGTCGCGGTCGTGCCGGTGACCCCGGGGAAGCCACTCATCACCGTGCTCGTCCCGCACTCCACCCTCACCGGCGCCGACGACGCCCCCTGCGAACTCGTCGGGTACGGCCCGATCCCCGCGCTACTGGCCCGGGAGGTCGCCGCCGACGCCGTGTGGCGGCGCCTGGTCAGCGACCCCCTCACCGGCACGGTGCTGGAGTACGGGCGCACCACCTACCGGCCCCCCGCCGCCCTCGCCGACCACGTCCGGGCCCGCGACATCACCTGCCGCGCACCCGGCTGCCGCCGCCCCGCCGCCACCTGCGAACTCGACCACGTCGTCCCCTGGGACCCCGACGGGACCACCGGCGAGGACAACCTCGTCGCTCTCTGCCCTGCCCACCACGACCTCAAGGAACATCCCGGCTGGCAGACCGAACTCGGGCCCGACCGCGCCCTGGAATGGACCACCCCGACCGGGCACCGCTACCGGACCGGGCGCCACGACCACCGGACGGGAGTCAGCGGGCCGGGTGGTCGGGCTCGGCCGAGAAGGCCGTGA
- a CDS encoding zinc-dependent alcohol dehydrogenase, whose amino-acid sequence MDHRARAFWSSGTGHGEIRDEVLPDPGPGDVVVRALVSGVSRGTELLVFRGGVPESQHGAMRAPFQAGDFPGPVKYGYLAVGVVEHGPEALRGRTVFALHPHQTRWVVPAGAVTVVPDDVPASRAVLAGTVETAVNALWDAAPLVGDRIAVVGAGMVGCCVAAVLAGFPGVRVELVDVDPARAAVAQALGVPFAHPADAAGDCDLVVHASATGAGLARSLELLAVEGEVLELSWYGDRDVTVPLGAGFHSRRLAIRSTQVGMVAPARRGRRSFADRVALALRLLADPRYDALVTDAVPFEDLPALMPRLAAGEPFAPCVRVTYG is encoded by the coding sequence GTGGATCACCGCGCGCGGGCGTTCTGGTCGTCGGGCACCGGCCACGGCGAGATCCGCGACGAGGTGCTGCCCGACCCGGGCCCCGGCGACGTGGTGGTCCGCGCGCTCGTGTCCGGCGTCAGCCGCGGCACCGAGCTGCTGGTGTTCCGCGGCGGCGTGCCGGAGAGCCAGCACGGCGCGATGCGGGCGCCGTTCCAGGCCGGCGACTTCCCCGGGCCGGTCAAGTACGGCTACCTCGCCGTCGGGGTCGTCGAGCACGGTCCGGAAGCGCTGCGCGGTCGCACCGTCTTCGCCCTGCACCCGCACCAGACCCGCTGGGTGGTGCCGGCCGGGGCGGTCACGGTGGTGCCCGACGACGTGCCGGCGTCGCGGGCGGTGCTGGCGGGCACCGTGGAGACCGCCGTCAACGCGCTGTGGGACGCGGCGCCGCTGGTCGGCGACCGGATCGCCGTCGTCGGGGCCGGGATGGTCGGCTGCTGCGTCGCGGCGGTGCTCGCCGGGTTCCCGGGGGTGCGCGTGGAGCTCGTCGACGTCGACCCGGCGCGCGCGGCCGTCGCGCAGGCGCTGGGCGTGCCGTTCGCGCACCCCGCCGACGCGGCCGGCGACTGCGACCTCGTCGTCCACGCGAGCGCCACCGGCGCCGGCCTCGCGCGGAGCCTCGAGCTGCTCGCCGTCGAGGGGGAGGTGCTGGAGCTGAGCTGGTACGGCGACCGGGACGTCACGGTGCCGCTGGGCGCCGGCTTCCACAGCCGGCGCCTCGCGATCCGCAGCACGCAGGTCGGGATGGTCGCGCCCGCGCGCCGCGGCCGCCGCAGCTTCGCCGACCGGGTCGCCCTCGCGCTGCGCCTGCTGGCCGATCCGCGCTACGACGCGCTGGTCACCGACGCCGTCCCGTTCGAGGATCTGCCTGCGCTGATGCCGCGTCTCGCGGCCGGTGAACCGTTCGCGCCCTGCGTCCGTGTCACCTACGGCTGA
- a CDS encoding histidine phosphatase family protein — MLILVRHGQTDANARGLLCGHVDHPLTDLGRRQARALAAALPRPARIVTSPLGRARQTAAVLAGDRPVEVDERWIEMDYGRLDGVVPTDVDGGTWTRWHTDPDFAPPGGESLAAVGKRVREACLDLADDAARGDVVVVSHVSPIKAAVAWALGVGDTAVWRLFLGDAAVCRIDTSAPVPVLRCFSSPA; from the coding sequence GTGCTGATCCTCGTGCGCCACGGCCAGACCGACGCCAACGCGCGCGGCCTGCTCTGCGGGCACGTCGACCACCCGCTCACCGACCTCGGCCGCCGCCAGGCCCGTGCGCTGGCCGCGGCGCTGCCCCGGCCCGCGCGGATCGTGACGAGCCCGCTCGGCCGGGCCCGGCAGACCGCCGCCGTGCTCGCGGGCGACCGGCCCGTCGAGGTGGACGAGCGCTGGATCGAGATGGACTACGGCCGCCTCGACGGCGTCGTCCCCACCGACGTCGACGGCGGCACCTGGACGCGCTGGCACACCGACCCCGACTTCGCGCCCCCGGGCGGGGAGTCGCTGGCCGCGGTCGGGAAGCGGGTGCGGGAGGCGTGCCTCGACCTCGCCGACGACGCCGCCCGAGGGGACGTCGTGGTCGTCAGCCACGTCTCGCCCATCAAGGCGGCGGTGGCGTGGGCGCTCGGCGTGGGGGACACCGCGGTGTGGCGGCTGTTCCTGGGCGACGCCGCCGTGTGCCGGATCGACACGAGCGCGCCGGTCCCCGTGCTGCGCTGCTTCAGCTCGCCCGCCTGA
- a CDS encoding CDP-alcohol phosphatidyltransferase family protein — protein MTTVTRQTTQQACAAVFQVVLLAALTAAVGLGALGWAAGTVFAAGLWLLLDGAARRAGTDALGPADLVTLARAALVGGVAALVVDRSGAVPIVVLASVALVLDAVDGRVARRTGTASALGARFDMEVDAVLLLVLSAHVATLLGPWVLAIGLMRYAFVAAARALPWLHGPLPVRWSAKAVAALQGIVLVAAVAGAPGWLVGLALVLLVWSFGQSVLWLRRSR, from the coding sequence ATGACGACCGTAACGCGGCAGACCACGCAGCAGGCCTGCGCGGCCGTGTTCCAGGTCGTGCTGCTCGCCGCCCTCACCGCGGCGGTCGGCCTCGGCGCGCTCGGCTGGGCCGCCGGCACCGTGTTCGCCGCCGGGTTGTGGCTCCTGCTCGACGGCGCCGCCCGGCGCGCGGGCACCGACGCCCTCGGTCCGGCCGACCTCGTCACGCTCGCCCGTGCGGCGCTGGTCGGCGGGGTCGCGGCGCTGGTCGTCGACCGGTCGGGGGCGGTCCCGATCGTCGTCCTGGCGTCGGTGGCGCTGGTGCTCGACGCCGTCGACGGCCGGGTCGCGCGCCGCACCGGCACCGCCTCGGCGCTGGGGGCCCGGTTCGACATGGAGGTCGACGCGGTCCTGCTGCTCGTGCTCAGCGCGCACGTGGCGACGCTGCTCGGGCCGTGGGTGCTCGCGATCGGGCTGATGCGCTACGCGTTCGTCGCCGCGGCCCGCGCGCTGCCGTGGCTGCACGGCCCGCTCCCGGTGCGGTGGTCGGCGAAGGCCGTGGCCGCGCTGCAGGGGATCGTGCTGGTCGCCGCCGTCGCGGGGGCGCCGGGGTGGCTCGTCGGCCTCGCGCTGGTGCTGCTGGTGTGGTCGTTCGGGCAGAGCGTGCTGTGGCTCCGGCGTTCCCGGTGA
- a CDS encoding SAM-dependent methyltransferase: protein MSVVGSPVCTPDWLALREPADAAARSAELAALTARRAPAVVRDLGCGSGSMVRWLAPRLSPGGTASPARWVLHDRDPVLLDRALADLPPGVDAQASRGDLTALRAADLAGTSLVTASALLDLLTAEEVDALAAACAGAGCAALLALSVSGEVAISPADPLDAVLAAAFDAHQRRTVDGRRLLGPDAGRVAAEAFARHGMAVETRPSPWRLGAGETALAEEWLRGWVAAAVEQRPDLDREAGGYLRRRLVAAAAGVLRVTVGHVDLLAVPR from the coding sequence CTGAGCGTCGTCGGCTCGCCGGTGTGCACGCCCGACTGGCTGGCCCTGCGTGAGCCCGCCGACGCCGCGGCGCGCTCGGCCGAGCTGGCCGCGCTCACCGCTCGGCGCGCTCCCGCCGTGGTCCGCGACCTGGGCTGCGGCTCCGGCTCGATGGTGCGCTGGCTCGCCCCGCGGCTCTCGCCGGGCGGAACAGCGTCGCCGGCGCGGTGGGTCCTGCACGACCGCGACCCCGTCCTGCTCGACCGGGCCCTCGCGGACCTCCCGCCGGGCGTCGACGCGCAGGCGAGCCGGGGCGACCTGACGGCCCTGCGCGCCGCCGACCTCGCCGGGACCTCCCTGGTCACCGCGTCGGCGCTGCTCGACCTGCTCACCGCCGAGGAGGTCGACGCGCTGGCCGCCGCCTGCGCCGGGGCGGGCTGCGCGGCGCTGCTGGCGCTGTCGGTCAGCGGGGAGGTCGCGATCTCCCCGGCCGACCCGCTCGACGCCGTGCTCGCCGCCGCGTTCGACGCCCACCAGCGCCGCACCGTCGACGGCAGGCGGCTGCTCGGACCCGACGCCGGGCGCGTCGCCGCGGAGGCGTTCGCGCGCCACGGCATGGCCGTCGAGACCCGGCCCAGCCCGTGGCGGCTCGGGGCGGGGGAGACCGCGCTGGCCGAGGAGTGGCTGCGCGGCTGGGTCGCCGCGGCGGTCGAGCAGCGGCCCGACCTGGACCGGGAGGCGGGCGGCTACCTGCGCCGCCGGCTCGTCGCCGCGGCCGCCGGGGTGCTGCGGGTGACGGTCGGGCACGTGGACCTGCTGGCGGTGCCGCGATGA
- a CDS encoding FkbM family methyltransferase, translated as MADAALARLRGIVRSLAMYHGIPGRHRRMVAFYGRFLGPGDVAFDVGAHVGSRVRAWRKLGAHVVAIEPQPDCLRVLRLLFRRDPGVTIAPVAVGAAPGTARLGLSSATPTVSSMSPDWVGTVGRDAGFSRVRWDRSVEVPVTTLDALVAEHGEPAFCKIDVEGFELDVLRGLSRPVRALSFEYLPPAHDAALAALDLVDGLGDYAYNYSPVETLRFASDAWLDADGLRALLDRYRPLGRSGDVYARLR; from the coding sequence TTGGCTGACGCGGCCCTCGCGCGCCTGCGCGGCATCGTCCGCTCGCTCGCGATGTACCACGGCATCCCGGGGCGGCACCGGCGGATGGTCGCGTTCTACGGGCGGTTCCTGGGCCCCGGCGACGTCGCCTTCGACGTCGGCGCGCACGTCGGCAGCCGCGTGCGGGCGTGGCGGAAGCTCGGGGCGCACGTCGTCGCGATCGAGCCGCAGCCCGACTGCCTGCGCGTGCTGCGCCTGCTCTTCCGCCGCGACCCGGGCGTGACGATCGCGCCGGTCGCGGTGGGTGCGGCGCCGGGCACCGCGCGGCTCGGGCTGTCCAGCGCGACGCCGACGGTCTCGTCGATGTCGCCGGACTGGGTCGGCACCGTCGGGCGCGACGCCGGGTTCTCCCGGGTGCGCTGGGACCGGTCCGTCGAGGTCCCGGTGACGACGCTGGACGCGCTGGTGGCCGAGCACGGCGAGCCCGCGTTCTGCAAGATCGACGTCGAGGGGTTCGAGCTCGACGTGCTGCGCGGCCTGAGCCGCCCGGTGCGCGCGCTGTCGTTCGAGTACCTGCCGCCCGCGCACGACGCCGCGCTGGCCGCGCTCGACCTCGTCGACGGCCTGGGCGACTACGCCTACAACTACTCGCCGGTGGAGACCCTGCGGTTCGCCTCCGACGCCTGGCTCGACGCCGACGGCCTGCGCGCGCTGCTCGACCGGTACCGCCCGCTCGGCCGGTCCGGGGACGTGTACGCGCGGCTCCGCTGA
- a CDS encoding winged helix DNA-binding domain-containing protein, which yields MPDRHLSSHHLNRALLTRQHLLTRTHHELRRTVEDVGGLQTQYSPSAYVGLWSRMSIFQKNHLTDALGRGEIIQSWVMRCTIHMVSADDHPLLTEAVREHRRQLWTRTTKVDADMDAVADTVREALQEGPRTQAQLVEAITAAGHPKEAFSGAQLWVDLVRVPPAGTWDRPRAHVYGLAAPLIAPVDRERAEEHLARRYLGGFGPATPGDLARYAGWTITFTKGVLARLTLRTFRDPDGAVLVDLPDAPLPDPDVPAPVRFLGTWDAVLLLGHAVRAQLLPPEHRHHVFHTRKPQSAPTFLVDGRVAGTWRRTDDRVEVTPFEPLTTAVREEVEAEAERLATFHVSG from the coding sequence ATGCCCGACAGGCACCTGAGCTCACACCACCTCAACAGGGCACTGCTGACCCGCCAGCACCTCCTCACCAGAACCCACCACGAACTCCGGAGAACGGTGGAAGACGTGGGAGGCCTGCAGACCCAGTACAGCCCGTCGGCCTACGTAGGTCTCTGGTCCCGCATGAGCATCTTCCAGAAGAACCACCTGACGGACGCCCTGGGAAGAGGGGAGATCATCCAGAGCTGGGTCATGCGCTGCACCATCCACATGGTCTCCGCCGACGACCACCCCCTCCTCACCGAAGCCGTCAGGGAGCACCGCAGGCAGCTCTGGACCCGCACCACGAAGGTCGACGCCGACATGGACGCCGTCGCGGACACCGTCCGGGAAGCGCTCCAGGAAGGCCCCAGGACCCAGGCCCAGCTCGTCGAGGCCATCACCGCAGCCGGCCACCCCAAGGAGGCCTTCTCCGGCGCCCAGCTCTGGGTCGACCTCGTCCGCGTCCCCCCGGCCGGCACCTGGGACCGCCCCCGCGCCCACGTCTACGGCCTGGCCGCACCCCTCATCGCCCCCGTCGACCGGGAGCGGGCCGAGGAGCACCTCGCCCGCCGCTACCTGGGCGGCTTCGGCCCCGCCACCCCCGGTGACCTCGCCCGCTACGCCGGCTGGACGATCACCTTCACGAAGGGCGTGCTCGCCCGCCTCACCCTCCGGACGTTCCGCGACCCCGACGGCGCCGTCCTCGTCGACCTCCCCGACGCCCCGCTCCCCGACCCCGACGTCCCCGCCCCGGTCCGGTTCCTCGGCACCTGGGACGCCGTGCTGCTCCTCGGCCACGCCGTCCGCGCGCAGCTGCTCCCGCCCGAGCACCGGCACCACGTGTTCCACACGCGCAAGCCGCAGTCGGCGCCCACGTTCCTCGTCGACGGCCGGGTCGCCGGGACCTGGCGCCGCACCGACGACCGGGTGGAGGTCACGCCGTTCGAGCCGCTGACGACCGCCGTGCGCGAGGAGGTCGAGGCAGAGGCCGAGCGGCTCGCGACGTTCCACGTCAGCGGTTGA
- a CDS encoding lysylphosphatidylglycerol synthase domain-containing protein: MKALAGAAVLVALAVWVGTDAVLDGLAAIDAAAVLAALAVGLLTTLCAAGRWCLVARGLGVALPFGTAVADTYRASFLNSVLPAGVLGDVHRAVRHGRDDGRGLRAVVLERTAGQVVVVVAGLAVLLARPVLLGGLLPALGLGLALLGTVGLVARRVPRLRALLGAAASDVRVLARRTGPAVVALSLTALAGYLALFVVAARAAGATAPVAELLPLLVLSLLAMVLPLNVGGWGPREAVGAVAFSAAGLGAAQGLTAAVVYGVLGMIACLPGLAVVLLARAPRPTAVPEPVPC, translated from the coding sequence GTGAAGGCGCTGGCCGGGGCGGCCGTGCTCGTCGCGCTCGCGGTGTGGGTCGGCACCGACGCCGTGCTCGACGGGCTCGCCGCGATCGACGCCGCCGCGGTGCTCGCCGCGCTCGCCGTCGGCCTGCTCACGACGCTGTGCGCCGCCGGCCGCTGGTGCCTCGTCGCGCGCGGGCTGGGGGTGGCGCTGCCGTTCGGCACGGCCGTCGCCGACACCTACCGGGCCTCGTTCCTCAACTCCGTCCTGCCCGCGGGCGTGCTCGGCGACGTCCACCGGGCGGTGCGTCACGGCCGTGACGACGGGCGCGGGCTGCGCGCGGTCGTGCTGGAGCGGACGGCCGGGCAGGTGGTGGTCGTCGTCGCGGGGCTGGCGGTGCTGCTCGCCCGGCCGGTGCTGCTCGGCGGGCTGCTGCCGGCGCTGGGCCTCGGGCTGGCGCTGCTCGGGACCGTCGGCCTCGTCGCGCGGCGCGTGCCGCGGCTGCGGGCGCTGCTGGGCGCGGCGGCGTCCGACGTGCGGGTGCTCGCGCGGCGCACCGGCCCCGCCGTCGTCGCCCTCTCCCTGACGGCGCTGGCCGGGTACCTCGCCCTGTTCGTCGTGGCCGCGCGGGCCGCGGGCGCCACCGCGCCGGTGGCGGAGCTGCTGCCGCTGCTGGTGCTGTCGCTGCTCGCGATGGTGCTGCCGCTCAACGTCGGCGGGTGGGGGCCGCGCGAGGCGGTCGGCGCGGTCGCGTTCTCCGCGGCCGGGCTGGGTGCGGCGCAGGGGCTCACCGCGGCCGTCGTCTACGGGGTGCTGGGCATGATCGCCTGCCTGCCCGGGCTCGCGGTGGTGCTGCTCGCCCGGGCGCCGCGCCCCACGGCGGTGCCGGAGCCGGTCCCGTGCTGA
- a CDS encoding HAD-IA family hydrolase — MTRTVVFDVGDVLVPTLSLHAVVGEGLGLPEAEFLSGFWSGRGAYDLGGASSEYWAGVLRAWGRDADAELMAELERRDAHRWSVLPDEQAALVAERAAAGDRLALLSNAPVPLAAAVRAAAWSEPFDVLVFSCDLGVGKPDPALFARASALLGPGEAVFLDDKAENVEAARVHGWEAHVWVGVEDAREWLSR, encoded by the coding sequence GTGACGCGCACGGTGGTGTTCGACGTCGGTGACGTGCTGGTGCCAACGCTCTCCCTGCACGCGGTCGTGGGCGAGGGGCTCGGGCTGCCGGAGGCCGAGTTCCTCTCCGGGTTCTGGTCCGGGCGCGGCGCCTACGACCTGGGCGGTGCGTCGTCGGAGTACTGGGCGGGCGTGCTGCGGGCGTGGGGCCGCGACGCCGATGCGGAGCTGATGGCCGAGCTGGAGCGCCGCGACGCCCACCGCTGGTCGGTGCTGCCCGACGAGCAGGCGGCGCTGGTGGCGGAGCGGGCGGCGGCGGGCGACCGGCTGGCGCTGCTGTCGAACGCCCCGGTGCCGCTGGCCGCCGCGGTGCGGGCGGCGGCGTGGAGCGAGCCGTTCGACGTGCTCGTGTTCTCCTGCGACCTCGGCGTGGGCAAGCCCGACCCGGCGCTGTTCGCCCGCGCGTCGGCGCTGCTCGGGCCGGGGGAGGCGGTGTTCCTCGACGACAAGGCGGAGAACGTCGAGGCGGCCCGGGTGCACGGGTGGGAGGCGCACGTGTGGGTCGGCGTGGAGGACGCTCGGGAGTGGCTCAGCCGCTGA
- a CDS encoding sulfatase-like hydrolase/transferase gives MSSLRTVVAALVVLAALVVPAEPLGLLALSVEGLLGAALLLLLPARAVRQAATVLGLVLGAVGVVAVLDAAFRSVLARPFDPLLDAASVSAGVEFVAGSAGPLAATAAVLGAVLVALAVLVGVTLSVRHLAGLAVAHRRTTARTLAALTPVWLACALLGAPVASAGAALLVRDHAVQIRDGLADAEAFAAELAVDAHRDTDGLLSALAGKDVVVAFVESYGRDALPLVAPRLAAGTAELDAAGFASRSGFLTSPVVGGNSWLAHATFLSGLRVHDQRRYAALVDSDRTTLTSAFGAAGWRTAGVMPGTTREWPEAAFYGYDTLLDHPALAYRGPDHGWATVPDQYTLAAFQRAERQEPHEPVMAEIALVTSHAPWAYVPPVLDWAAVGDGSVYADIPPGPAEYGGAVAYSLDSLVSWVQTYGDDDLVLLVLGDHQPSAAVTGGGDTADVPISVVTRDEAVLDRIADWGWTPGLHPDDDAPVWPMESFRDRFLTAFSAEPDHPAR, from the coding sequence GTGTCCTCCCTGCGGACCGTCGTCGCCGCGCTGGTCGTCCTCGCCGCCCTCGTGGTGCCGGCCGAGCCGCTGGGCCTGCTCGCCCTGTCCGTCGAGGGCCTGCTCGGCGCCGCGCTGCTGCTCCTGCTCCCCGCCCGCGCCGTCCGCCAGGCCGCCACCGTCCTGGGCCTGGTGCTGGGGGCCGTCGGCGTCGTCGCCGTCCTCGACGCCGCGTTCCGCTCCGTGCTGGCCCGCCCGTTCGACCCGCTCCTCGACGCCGCCTCCGTGAGCGCCGGCGTCGAGTTCGTCGCGGGCTCGGCCGGTCCGCTCGCCGCCACTGCCGCCGTGCTCGGTGCGGTGCTCGTCGCGCTCGCCGTCCTCGTCGGCGTCACGCTCTCGGTCCGGCACCTCGCCGGGCTCGCCGTCGCCCACCGCCGCACCACCGCCCGCACGCTCGCCGCCCTCACCCCGGTCTGGCTGGCGTGCGCCCTGCTCGGCGCGCCCGTCGCCTCGGCCGGTGCGGCGCTGCTGGTCCGCGACCACGCCGTGCAGATCCGCGACGGCCTCGCCGACGCCGAGGCCTTCGCCGCCGAGCTCGCCGTCGACGCCCACCGCGACACCGACGGCCTCCTCTCCGCGCTCGCCGGCAAGGACGTCGTCGTCGCGTTCGTCGAGAGCTACGGCCGCGACGCCCTCCCCCTCGTCGCCCCCCGCCTCGCCGCCGGCACCGCGGAACTCGACGCCGCCGGCTTCGCCTCCCGCTCGGGCTTCCTCACCTCGCCCGTCGTCGGCGGCAACAGCTGGCTCGCCCACGCCACCTTCCTGTCGGGCCTGCGCGTCCACGACCAGCGCCGCTACGCAGCACTCGTCGACAGCGACCGCACGACCCTGACCAGCGCCTTCGGCGCCGCCGGCTGGCGCACCGCCGGCGTCATGCCCGGCACCACCCGCGAGTGGCCGGAGGCCGCCTTCTACGGCTACGACACCCTGCTCGACCACCCCGCCCTCGCCTACCGCGGCCCCGACCACGGCTGGGCCACCGTGCCCGACCAGTACACGCTCGCCGCCTTCCAGCGCGCCGAGCGCCAGGAGCCGCACGAGCCCGTGATGGCCGAGATCGCGCTGGTGACCAGCCACGCTCCCTGGGCCTACGTCCCGCCGGTCCTCGACTGGGCCGCCGTCGGCGACGGCTCGGTCTACGCCGACATCCCGCCGGGCCCCGCCGAGTACGGCGGCGCGGTCGCCTACTCCCTCGACAGCCTCGTGTCCTGGGTCCAGACCTACGGCGACGACGACCTGGTGCTGCTCGTGCTCGGCGACCACCAGCCCTCGGCCGCCGTGACGGGCGGCGGCGACACCGCGGACGTCCCGATCTCGGTGGTCACCCGCGACGAGGCCGTGCTCGACCGCATCGCCGACTGGGGCTGGACCCCCGGCCTGCACCCCGACGACGACGCGCCGGTCTGGCCGATGGAGTCGTTCCGCGACCGCTTCCTCACGGCCTTCTCGGCCGAGCCCGACCACCCGGCCCGCTGA